Proteins encoded by one window of Vigna radiata var. radiata cultivar VC1973A chromosome 5, Vradiata_ver6, whole genome shotgun sequence:
- the LOC106759646 gene encoding HMG1/2-like protein has product MKGGKSKTESKRGDAKLAVNKKGAPAKARKPAGKGKAAKDPNKPKRPPSAFFVFMEEFRKQFNKEHPDNKAVSAVGKAAGAKWKSLSDAEKAPYVAKSEKRKVEYEKSMRAYNKKQSEGPTGGDEEESEKSVSEVNDEDDDEEGSAEEEDDD; this is encoded by the exons ATGAAAGGAGGCAAGTCAAAAACCGAATCTAAGAGAGGCGATGCCAA ACTTGCTGTGAATAAGAAGGGTGCGCCAGCCAAGGCCAGGAAACCCGCAGGCAAGGGCAAGGCTGCTAAAGACCCTAACAAGCCAAAGAGGCCTCCCAGtgctttctttgttttcat GGAGGAGTTTAGGAAACAATTTAACAAGGAACATCCTGACAACAAAGCCGTGTCTGCT GTGGGAAAAGCTGCCGGAGCAAAATGGAAGTCATTGTCTGATGCT GAAAAAGCACCATATGTGGCAAAGTCTGAGAAAAGAAAGGTGGAGTATGAGAAAAGCATGAGAGCCTACAACAAGAAACAG TCGGAAGGTCCTACTGGTGGAGATGAAGAAGAGTCTGAGAAGTCAGTATCTGAGGTgaatgatgaggatgatgatgaggaggGCAGTGCCgag gaggaagatgatgattaG
- the LOC106760886 gene encoding putative 12-oxophytodienoate reductase 11, translating to MNNTMVEEKEDVINGREVIPLLTPFKMGKFNLSHRIVLAPLTRTRSYNFVAQPHAALYYSQRTTKGGLLIGEASGVSETAQGYPNTPGIWTREQVEAWKPIVRAVHEKGGIFFCQLWHAGRVSNYVYQPNGQPPISSTNKAIEGSNTKYPSPRRLRTDEIPMIVNDFRMAAKNAIEAGFDGVEIHGANGYLLDQFLKDHVNDRDDEFGGSLENRCRFPLMVVEAIIKEVGSDKVGVRLSPFANYCDCKDSDPQALGIYMAQSLRKLNILYCHVIEPRMVTMFEKCDTNVSLSDIRKAFGGTFIVAGGYNRSGGNKVVADGGADLVAYGRLFLANPDLPKRFELDAELNKPDRSTFYSSDPVVGYTDYPFLQHDH from the exons atgaaCAACACAATGGTGGAAGAGAAGGAAGATGTGATCAATGGAAGGGAAGTTATACCCCTTCTCACCCCATTCAAGATGGGAAAATTCAACCTTTCTCACAG GATTGTTCTGGCACCATTAACAAGAACAAGATCTTACAACTTCGTGGCTCAGCCTCATGCTGCTCTCTATTATTCTCAAAGAACAACAAAGGGTGGACTTTTGATTGGAGAAGCCTCAGGAGTGTCAGAAACTGCACAAGG GTACCCAAATACACCAGGCATTTGGACAAGAGAACAAGTGGAAGCATGGAAACCAATTGTGAGAGCTGTTCACGAGAAAGGGGGAATATTCTTTTGCCAACTTTGGCATGCTGGAAGAGTCTCCAACTATg TGTATCAGCCAAATGGACAACCTCCAATTTCAAGCACAAACAAGGCAATTGAAGGAAGCAACACCAAATACCCCTCTCCACGTCGTCTCAGAACAGATGAAATACCTATGATTGTCAATGACTTCAGAATGGCAGCCAAAAATGCTATAGAAGCTG GCTTTGATGGTGTGGAGATACATGGAGCCAATGGATACTTACTTGACCAGTTCCTAAAAGACCATGTGAACGACAGAGACGATGAATTTGGAGGTAGTTTAGAAAACCGTTGTCGATTTCCACTGATGGTCGTGGAGGCAATAATTAAGGAGGTTGGATCAGACAAAGTTGGTGTTAGACTCTCTCCTTTTGCTAACTACTGTGATTGCAAAGACTCTGATCCTCAAGCACTtggcatttacatggctcaatCCTTAAGAAAATTGAACATTCTTTATTGTCATGTCATTGAACCTAGGATGGTTACAATGTTTGAGAAGTGTGATACCAATGTGTCATTGTCGGATATTAGAAAGGCTTTTGGTGGAACTTTTATTGTGGCTGGAGGTTACAATAGGAGTGGTGGAAACAAAGTAGTCGCTGACGGTGGTGCTGATTTGGTGGCTTATGGACGCTTGTTTTTGGCTAATCCAGATTTGCCTAAGAGATTTGAGCTTGATGCTGAATTGAACAAGCCTGATAGAAGCACTTTTTACAGCAGTGATCCTGTAGTTGGATATACAGATTATCCTTTTCTTCAACATGATCACTGA
- the LOC106761472 gene encoding WUSCHEL-related homeobox 13: MEAEHHQDASIAIGSLYVKVMTDEQMELLRQQISVYATICEQLVEMHKAITTQQDLAGLRLGNLYCDPLMACSGHKITARQRWTPTPLQLQILERIFDEGNGTPSKQKIKEITIELGQHGQISETNVYNWFQNRRARSKRKQLAPAANVAEPETETEVDSPREKKIRAAESVQVVQPFENSSPHRIKDMYIHSPDLGFEQLMSKIDVAGCYGSYFL, translated from the exons atggAGGCAGAGCATCATCAAGATGCCTCAATCGCTATCGGAAGCCTTTACGTTAAAGTGATGACCGACGAACAAATGGAACTGCTGAGGCAACAGATATCTGTCTACGCCACCATCTGCGAACAGCTTGTTGAGATGCACAAAGCAATCACCACTCAACAGGACCTCGCAG GACTGAGGCTGGGTAATTTGTACTGTGATCCGTTGATGGCGTGTTCTGGACACAAGATAACTGCGAGGCAGCGTTGGACTCCAACGCCTCTGCAACTTCAAATTCTGGAGCGAATTTTTGATGAGGGAAATGGCACTCCAAGCAAGCAGAAGATCAAGGAGATAACAATTGAACTGGGGCAACATGGTCAAATATCAGAGACAAATGTGTATAACTGGTTCCAGAACAGAAGGGCTCGTTCAAAGAGGAAGCAACTCGCTCCCGCAGCAAATGTTGCAGAGCCAGAAACCGAGACGGAAGTCGATTCTCCGAGAGAGAAAAAGATACGCGCCGCCGAGAGCGTTCAGGTTGTTCAACCCTTTGAGAATTCATCACCTCATAGGATCAAGGACATGTACATCCACAGTCCTGACTTAG GATTTGAGCAATTGATGAGTAAAATAGATGTTGCAGGCTGCTACGGCTCTTATTTTCTTTGA